A genomic window from Cotesia glomerata isolate CgM1 linkage group LG7, MPM_Cglom_v2.3, whole genome shotgun sequence includes:
- the LOC123269154 gene encoding mitogen-activated protein kinase kinase kinase 7-like, whose product MSKKTKQESQQLDLIDFGDKKLDFNTSEPTKTKTIESTSLSSSSSESSQLSTKSPSLPPKLLKQKSLQQFVEEIDYNEIETEEVVGKGSFGVVWKGKWRGRYVAIKHINTEGERRAFAVEVRQLSRVSHPNIVRLYGACTKDPVCLVMEYAEGGSLYNVLHCEPKPRYTASHAISWALQCAQGVAYLHNMKPKPLIHRDLKPPNLLLILGGRTLKICDFGTACDLNSYMTNNKGSAAWMAPEVFEGSRYTEKCDIFSWGVILWEILARRKPFDDIGGSAYRIMWAVHVGQRPPLIEGCPKPIEDLITRCWSKRPEERPSMDEIVRVMTCLASFVSGHLEPVEYSMSEDYDENYDDNDDEINQDTIDVSWDMSSSQINGYPVNGINNDKIDLLNQPQQLKTIQNSQEFRDSNVNHNFPQMIPTSNNNRDSNNRFQPLHVECDPNAWDLATGTDSSWELQNTAGFDRMGPKKHNRSNNNDNLDDICGLLEADLRPLTPDNTCQLSRTIFEEHKQLAQDYLKVQTEIALVSQYKSEMMKNFNSEGIRRQQELRKLEDEKEALIKLHDNLRRQVDMIKGIRRPTTLVNSSNTMNTIMAGEDGWVCVSSRQEPSRIS is encoded by the exons ATGtcgaaaaaaacaaaacaagaAAGTCAGCAATTGGATTTAATAGATTTTGGTGATAAAAAACTTGATTTCAACACATCCGAACccacaaaaacaaaaacaattgAATCAACATCATTGTCCTCATCATCATCAGAATCATCacaattatcaacaaaatctCCAAGTTTACCTCCCAAATTGTTGAAACAAAAGTCACTTCAACAATTTGTTGAAGAAATTGATTACAATGAAATTGAAACAGAAGAG GTGGTGGGAAAAGGATCTTTTGGAGTTGTATGGAAAGGCAAGTGGCGTGGACGTTACGTAGCAATAAAACATATCAACACTGAAGGTGAAAGAAGAGCATTTGCTGTTGAAGTAAGACAACTGTCACGAGTATCGCATCCTAATATCGTACGACTTTATGGTGCGTGTACTAAAGATCCTGTTTGTTTGGTGATGGAGTATGCTGAAGGTGGATCTCTATACAATG TGCTACATTGTGAACCAAAACCAAGATATACAGCAAGCCATGCCATAAGTTGGGCTCTGCAATGTGCTCAGGGTGTTGCTTATTTGCATAATATGAAACCAAAGCCTTTAATTCACAG AGATTTGAAACCAccgaatttattattaattcttgGTGGAAGAACGTTAAAAATCTGCGACTTTGGTACAGCTTGTGACTTGAACAGTTACATGACAAATAACAAAGGTTCTGCAGCATGGATGGCACCAGAAGTATTTGAAGGCTCGCGTTACACTGAAAAATGTGATATATTCAGTTGGGGAGTAATATTGTGGGAAATATTGGCCCGTCGAAAACCATTCGATGACATTGGTGGGTCTGCGTATCGCATTATGTGGGCAGTGCATGTTGGACAACGACCGCCTCTCATTGAAGGTTGTCCCAAACCAATTGAAGACTTGATAActcg ATGTTGGAGTAAGCGCCCTGAAGAACGGCCGTCAATGGACGAAATCGTTCGTGTAATGACTTGTCTAGCTTCATTTGTCAGCGGACATCTAGAACCAGTTGAATACAGCATGTCTGAAGACTATGACGAAAATTATGACGATAACGATGATGAAATCAATCAAGACACTATTGATGTTTCCTGGGATATGTCTTCTAGTCAAATTAATGGTTATCCAGTGAACggtattaacaatgataaaattgatttattaaatcaaccgcaacaattaaaaacaatacaaAATAGTCAAGAATTTAGAGATTCTAATGTTAATCACAACTTTCCACAAATGATACCaacaagtaataataatagagatTCTAATAATCGGTTTCAACCACTTCACGTTGAATGTGATcct aatgcTTGGGATTTAGCTACGGGTACAGATTCGTCATGGGAACTTCAAAATACAGCTGGTTTTGATAGAATGGGTCCCAAAAAACATAAtc GAAGTAACAACAATGACAATTTGGATGATATTTGCGGACTATTGGAAGCTGATTTACGTCCACTTACACCAGACAATACATGTCAATTATCAAGGACTATATTTGAAGAACACAAACAGCTAGCACAGGATTATCTTAAAGTACAAACAGAAATTGCGCTTGTTAGTCAGTACAAAAGtgaaatgatgaaaaattttaatagtgaAGGTATTAGAAGGCAACAAGAACTTCGGAAGCTTGAAGACGAAAag GAGGCGTTAATAAAGCTTCACGACAACCTGAGAAGACAAGTAGACATGATAAAGGGTATAAGAAGACCTACAACACTAGTAAATTCATCCAATACAATGAATACCATAATGGCTGGTGAAGATGGATGGGTCTGTGTGTCATCGCGACAAGAGCCATCAAGGATATCTTGA
- the LOC123269241 gene encoding histone H2B-like translates to MPPKTSGKAVKKSGKAQKNITKSDKKKRKESYVIYIYKVLKQVHPDTGVSSKAMSIINSFVNDIFERIAVEASRLAHYNKRSTITSREIQTAVRLLLPAELAKHAAKGTKAVTKYTSSK, encoded by the coding sequence ATGCCGCCAAAGACCAGTGGAAAAGCCGTGAAAAAATCCGGCAAAGCCCAGAAGAACATTACCAAGTCTGACAAGAAGAAGAGGAAGGAAAGTTACGTTATCTACATTTACAAGGTGCTGAAACAGGTCCACCCTGACACCGGTGTTTCCTCCAAGGCCATGAGCATCATAAACAGCTTCGTCAACGATATCTTCGAACGTATCGCTGTTGAAGCTTCCAGACTCGCTCACTACAACAAGCGTTCCACCATCACTTCACGAGAAATTCAAACAGCTGTCCGTCTTCTGTTACCCGCTGAATTGGCCAAACACGCCGCCAAAGGAACCAAAGCCGTCACTAAGTACACCAGCTCTAAATAA